A genomic segment from Triticum dicoccoides isolate Atlit2015 ecotype Zavitan chromosome 1A, WEW_v2.0, whole genome shotgun sequence encodes:
- the LOC119345147 gene encoding uncharacterized protein LOC119345147 → MNDSTLTRENIASHLQKHRMNLDPLRKGNTGTRNNKLTPPQASLLSSNLQASSTMMQSLSSANFPEIITTQAVACMNHNMNDSGSHPLIHMQSFKASKDMYNGDNESTKNSTAGFQENNIEFSIKEPKLSWDQVYFYTNGN, encoded by the exons ATGAATGACTCTACACTCACTAGAGAGAACATTGCCAGCCACCTTCAG AAACATAGGATGAATCTCGATCCTCTTCGTAAGGGCAATACTGGAACAAGGAATAACAAATTAACACCTCCCCAAGCATCATTGCTCTCTTCTAACTTACAG GCTTCTTCTACAATGATGCAATCTTTGTCTAGTGCAAACTTTCCAGAGATTATTACGACACAAGCAGTTGCTTGCATGAACCATAATATGAATGATTCAGGCAGTCATCCGTTGATACACATGCAATCATTTAAGG CATCAAAAGATATGTACAACGGAGATAATGAATCTACAAAAAATAGCACAGCTGGCTTCCAGGAAAATAACATCGAGTTTTCG ATAAAAGAGCCTAAGCTTTCATGGGATCAAGTGTATTTCTACACTAATGGTAACTAA